One stretch of Nycticebus coucang isolate mNycCou1 chromosome 7, mNycCou1.pri, whole genome shotgun sequence DNA includes these proteins:
- the GBX2 gene encoding homeobox protein GBX-2 isoform X1, whose protein sequence is MSAAFPPSLMMMQRPLGSSTAFSIDSLIGSPPQPSPGHFVYTGYPMFMPYRPVVLPPPPPPPPALPQAALQPALPPAHPHHQIPSLPTGFCSSLAQGMALTSTLMATLPGGFSASPQHQEATAARKFAPQPLPGGGNFDKAEALQPDAEDGKGFLAKEGSLLAFSAAEAVQASLVGAVRGQGKDESKVEDDPKGKEESFSLESDVDYSSDDNLTGQAAHKEDDPGHSLEETPPSGGAAGSTTSTGKNRRRRTAFTSEQLLELEKEFHCKKYLSLTERSQIAHALKLSEVQVKIWFQNRRAKWKRVKAGNANSKTGEPSRNPKIVVPIPVHVSRFAIRSQHQQLEQARP, encoded by the exons ATGAGCGCAGCGTTCCCGCCGTCGCTGATGATGATGCAGCGCCCGCTGGGGAGTAGCACCGCCTTCAGCATAGACTCGCTGATCGGCAGCCCGCCgcagcccagccccggccatttCGTCTACACTGGTTACCCCATGTTCATGCCCTACCGGCCGGTggtgctgccgccgccgccgccgccgccgcccgcgtTGCCCCAGGCCGCGCTGCAGCCCGCGCTGCCGCCTGCGCACCCGCACCACCAGATCCCGAGCCTGCCCACCGGCTTCTGCTCCAGCCTGGCGCAGGGCATGGCGCTCACCTCCACGCTGATGGCCACGCTGCCCGGCGGCTTCTCCGCGTCGCCCCAGCACCAGGAGGCGACTGCCGCCCGCAAGTTCGCGCCACAGCCGCTGCCCGGCGGCGGCAACTTCGACAAGGCCGAGGCGCTGCAACCTGACGCGGAGGATGGCAAAGGCTTCCTGGCCAAGGAGGGCTCGCTGCTCGCCTTCTCCGCGGCCGAGGCGGTGCAGGCGTCGCTGG TTGGGGCTGTCCGAGGGCAAGGGAAAGACGAGTCAAAGGTGGAAGACGACCCGAAGGGCAAGGAGGAAAGCTTCTCACTGGAGAGCGATGTGGACTACAGCTCGGATGACAATCTCACGGGCCAGGCGGCTCACAAGGAGGACGACCCCGGCCACTCTCTGGAGGAGACCCCGCCAAGCGGCGGCGCCGCCGGCAGCACCACGTCCACAGGCAAGAACCGGCGGCGGCGGACTGCCTTCACCAGCGAGCAGCTCCTGGAGCTGGAGAAAGAATTCCACTGCAAAAAGTACCTGTCCCTGACCGAGCGCTCACAGATCGCCCACGCCCTCAAACTCAGCGAGGTGCAGGTGAAAATCTGGTTCCAGAACCGGCGGGCCAAGTGGAAACGGGTGAAGGCGGGTAATGCCAATTCCAAGACGGGGGAGCCCTCCCGGAACCCTAAGATCGTCGTCCCTATTCCCGTGCACGTCAGCAGGTTCGCTATTCGAAGTCAGCATCAGCAGCTGGAGCAGGCCCGACCCTGA
- the GBX2 gene encoding homeobox protein GBX-2 isoform X2, translating to MSAAFPPSLMMMQRPLGSSTAFSIDSLIGSPPQPSPGHFVYTGYPMFMPYRPVVLPPPPPPPPALPQAALQPALPPAHPHHQIPSLPTGFCSSLAQGMALTSTLMATLPGGFSASPQHQEATAARKFAPQPLPGGGNFDKAEALQPDAEDGKGFLAKEGSLLAFSAAEAVQASLGSRCAKCNQMPSGFAFSWGCPRARERRVKGGRRPEGQGGKLLTGERCGLQLG from the exons ATGAGCGCAGCGTTCCCGCCGTCGCTGATGATGATGCAGCGCCCGCTGGGGAGTAGCACCGCCTTCAGCATAGACTCGCTGATCGGCAGCCCGCCgcagcccagccccggccatttCGTCTACACTGGTTACCCCATGTTCATGCCCTACCGGCCGGTggtgctgccgccgccgccgccgccgccgcccgcgtTGCCCCAGGCCGCGCTGCAGCCCGCGCTGCCGCCTGCGCACCCGCACCACCAGATCCCGAGCCTGCCCACCGGCTTCTGCTCCAGCCTGGCGCAGGGCATGGCGCTCACCTCCACGCTGATGGCCACGCTGCCCGGCGGCTTCTCCGCGTCGCCCCAGCACCAGGAGGCGACTGCCGCCCGCAAGTTCGCGCCACAGCCGCTGCCCGGCGGCGGCAACTTCGACAAGGCCGAGGCGCTGCAACCTGACGCGGAGGATGGCAAAGGCTTCCTGGCCAAGGAGGGCTCGCTGCTCGCCTTCTCCGCGGCCGAGGCGGTGCAGGCGTCGCTGG GAAGCCGGTGCGCGAAATGTAATCAAATGCCGTCTGGTTTTGCTTTCAGTTGGGGCTGTCCGAGGGCAAGGGAAAGACGAGTCAAAGGTGGAAGACGACCCGAAGGGCAAGGAGGAAAGCTTCTCACTGGAGAGCGATGTGGACTACAGCTCGGATGA